One genomic window of Actinomycetota bacterium includes the following:
- the hypB gene encoding hydrogenase nickel incorporation protein HypB, protein MDIQILEGVFDANERIARENEALFREHGVLAVNLMASPGAGKTSLVSRTLELLSGELSIGVIEGDIASSVDAEKIKSYGVPVVQINTGGACHLDAAMIREALGHLDLFSLDLLIIENVGNLVCPAEFNLGEGLRAMILSVAEGHDKPLKYPLMFSQSHVLLVNKIDLLGLSDFDTGELRETIRRMNPAMEIFEVSCRTGEGLQAWADWLKRRVRESGKEGNP, encoded by the coding sequence ATGGATATCCAGATCCTTGAGGGCGTCTTCGACGCCAACGAGAGGATAGCCCGCGAGAACGAGGCCCTTTTCCGGGAGCACGGCGTGCTGGCCGTGAACCTCATGGCTTCCCCGGGAGCCGGGAAGACCTCCCTGGTCTCCAGGACCCTCGAGCTCCTCTCCGGGGAATTGAGCATCGGGGTCATCGAGGGAGACATAGCCTCCAGCGTGGACGCGGAGAAGATAAAGTCCTACGGCGTCCCCGTGGTCCAGATCAACACCGGGGGGGCCTGTCACCTGGACGCGGCCATGATACGGGAAGCCCTCGGCCACCTGGACCTCTTTTCCCTGGACCTTCTGATCATCGAGAACGTGGGCAACCTGGTGTGTCCGGCGGAGTTCAACCTGGGGGAGGGGCTGCGGGCGATGATCCTCTCCGTGGCCGAGGGGCACGACAAGCCCCTCAAGTATCCGCTCATGTTCAGCCAGTCCCACGTCCTCCTGGTCAACAAGATAGACCTCCTGGGACTGAGCGACTTCGACACCGGGGAGCTCCGGGAGACCATCCGCCGCATGAACCCCGCCATGGAGATATTCGAGGTCAGTTGCCGTACCGGGGAGGGGCTTCAGGCCTGGGCGGATTGGTTGAAGCGAAGGGTCAGGGAAAGCGGGAAGGAAGGCAACCCCTGA
- a CDS encoding CoA-transferase, with amino-acid sequence MSDIQYTPRELLACVAARLIKDGESVFVGTGLPLVGALLAKKMHAPNMMAIYECGAVDPEPRVLPWSVSCSWTTYKAPIILSMSSVFGHSRAGYADVGFLGGAQIDMYGNINATCIGDYYHPKVRLTGSGGANDIASLCERVIFMGLHLPERLPERVDYITTPGYLDGPGARERAGLVGGGPWRVITHLGVMGFDEETCRMKLISYHPGVTPEVIQQFTGFELIIPDDVTETPKPTEEELRILREEVDPNQLFCF; translated from the coding sequence ATGAGCGACATTCAGTATACTCCCAGGGAACTGCTGGCCTGCGTGGCGGCCAGGCTTATCAAAGACGGGGAGAGCGTCTTCGTGGGCACCGGCCTCCCCCTGGTGGGGGCGCTGCTGGCCAAGAAGATGCACGCCCCCAACATGATGGCCATCTACGAGTGTGGGGCGGTTGACCCCGAGCCCCGGGTGCTCCCCTGGTCGGTGTCCTGCTCCTGGACCACCTACAAGGCGCCTATCATCCTCTCCATGTCCTCGGTCTTCGGGCACAGCCGGGCGGGATACGCCGACGTGGGCTTTCTGGGCGGGGCCCAGATCGACATGTACGGGAACATCAACGCCACCTGCATCGGCGACTACTATCATCCCAAGGTGCGTCTCACCGGCTCGGGAGGTGCCAACGACATCGCTTCCCTCTGCGAGAGGGTCATCTTCATGGGCTTGCACCTCCCGGAACGCCTCCCGGAGAGGGTGGACTACATCACCACGCCGGGCTACCTTGACGGTCCGGGGGCGCGGGAACGCGCCGGCCTGGTGGGCGGGGGACCCTGGAGGGTCATCACCCACCTGGGGGTCATGGGCTTCGACGAGGAGACCTGCCGCATGAAGCTCATCTCCTACCACCCGGGGGTCACGCCGGAGGTCATCCAGCAGTTCACCGGCTTCGAGCTCATCATCCCCGATGACGTGACCGAGACTCCCAAGCCCACGGAGGAGGAGCTGCGCATCCTGCGCGAGGAAGTGGATCCCAACCAGCTGTTCTGCTTCTGA
- a CDS encoding zf-HC2 domain-containing protein — protein MRCRQARKLMSPLLEGELGDEAAAGVRNHLRECPACTRRFRILGEVVRELSRMPQVKPTRVETIRLHVRLREAMSASSAARPSRPVLRWAAVAAGLVAVIGASFTWTLLSRREAATTVVESTGGGEPSRGLVSEVGMETSSLSLQDIYPSSVEDLVVRPALVLSGREYTSGELQAYGEDIGPRMAFYSAYWYPIQGDTQSPYLPRLQEQLVADLARQAEQAGLDPEELRRALAAILGEVGRSLLPCRAELARVQGREAWLFSLSGPEDYLLFPDPQVPAALHLAARGGQESLKLSQSLLQELYAYLIPQGREVRAPVPGTEGAAREAEVSGGVETEARESAEAGEARPRAASEEEFQAFLREMAAQGNPAEAVAALQELNYEQLLLLLQGDWATLASRGVDLSDFLLPPRRLVAVDRATGQVLWKASHDRK, from the coding sequence ATGAGATGCAGGCAGGCCAGGAAACTGATGAGCCCCCTCCTGGAAGGGGAATTGGGGGATGAGGCGGCCGCCGGGGTGCGGAACCACCTGAGAGAATGTCCGGCCTGCACCCGCAGGTTCCGCATCCTCGGCGAAGTGGTGCGGGAACTCTCCCGGATGCCGCAGGTGAAGCCTACCCGGGTGGAAACTATCCGGCTTCACGTCCGCCTGAGGGAGGCGATGTCCGCCTCATCCGCCGCCCGGCCCTCGAGGCCCGTTCTGCGTTGGGCCGCTGTTGCCGCGGGCCTGGTGGCGGTCATCGGCGCCTCGTTTACCTGGACTCTCCTCTCCCGGAGGGAAGCAGCGACCACGGTGGTGGAATCCACGGGGGGAGGGGAGCCGTCGCGTGGCCTGGTATCCGAAGTGGGCATGGAAACCTCGTCCCTGTCCCTGCAGGATATATACCCGAGCAGCGTGGAGGACCTGGTGGTGCGACCCGCGCTGGTCCTGTCGGGGCGGGAATATACCTCTGGGGAGCTCCAGGCCTACGGTGAGGACATCGGGCCGCGCATGGCCTTCTACTCCGCCTACTGGTATCCCATCCAAGGGGACACGCAGTCACCCTACCTGCCGCGCCTCCAGGAACAGCTGGTCGCCGACCTTGCCCGCCAGGCGGAACAGGCCGGGCTGGATCCCGAAGAGCTCCGGCGAGCCCTCGCCGCCATCCTGGGAGAGGTGGGAAGGTCGCTCCTTCCCTGCCGGGCGGAATTGGCCAGGGTGCAGGGAAGGGAAGCCTGGCTGTTCTCCCTGAGCGGACCCGAGGACTACCTGCTCTTCCCCGACCCCCAGGTCCCCGCCGCCCTCCACCTGGCTGCCCGGGGCGGCCAGGAGAGCCTCAAGCTGAGCCAGTCACTTCTCCAGGAGCTGTATGCCTACCTCATCCCCCAGGGCAGGGAAGTAAGGGCTCCGGTACCCGGCACGGAGGGCGCGGCCCGGGAGGCGGAGGTCTCCGGGGGAGTGGAAACGGAGGCCCGGGAGTCGGCGGAAGCCGGGGAAGCGCGGCCCAGGGCCGCTTCCGAGGAGGAATTCCAGGCCTTCCTGAGGGAGATGGCCGCCCAGGGGAACCCAGCGGAGGCGGTGGCCGCCCTGCAGGAACTGAACTACGAGCAGCTGCTCCTGCTCCTGCAGGGAGACTGGGCGACCTTGGCCTCCAGGGGAGTGGACCTCAGCGACTTCCTCCTTCCCCCGCGCCGCCTGGTCGCCGTGGACCGAGCCACCGGCCAGGTGCTGTGGAAAGCGTCCCATGACCGGAAATAA
- a CDS encoding glucosyl-3-phosphoglycerate synthase — protein MGRRLETCAWSEGNTFHHCQFEDLDRLVEFKRRAGKTVSVCLPSLNEASTIGPILETIVEELMTRVPLVDQLCVVDGGSRDGTPELAREAGAEVYRQEEILPGMYAPQGKGDALWRSLYCMRGDIIIWMDSDIRNFHPRFVYGILGPLLTRPDIRFVKGFYQRPFRAEHRLLPTGGGRVTELVARPLLSLFYPELTALIQPLSGEYGGDRSLLESIPFFSGYGVEIGMLIDIYSRYGMEVIGQVDLEERHHRNQTLPALGRMAFQVMQAVLVRLQEEGRLSFSEGFRAEITQVDYRDGEYILDTRRLPVEERPPISQLQEYRALFGG, from the coding sequence ATGGGAAGGAGGCTGGAGACCTGCGCCTGGTCGGAGGGGAACACCTTCCACCACTGCCAGTTCGAGGACCTGGACAGGCTCGTGGAATTCAAGCGCCGGGCGGGGAAGACGGTAAGCGTGTGCCTGCCCAGCCTGAACGAGGCCTCCACCATCGGGCCCATACTGGAGACCATCGTGGAGGAGCTCATGACCCGCGTCCCGCTGGTGGACCAGCTCTGCGTGGTGGACGGAGGAAGCAGGGACGGCACCCCGGAGCTGGCCCGGGAGGCGGGGGCGGAGGTCTATCGGCAGGAAGAGATACTCCCCGGCATGTACGCCCCCCAGGGGAAGGGAGATGCCCTCTGGAGAAGCCTGTACTGTATGCGGGGGGACATCATCATCTGGATGGACTCCGACATACGCAACTTTCATCCCCGCTTCGTCTACGGCATCCTTGGACCCCTGCTGACCAGGCCGGACATACGTTTTGTCAAGGGGTTCTACCAGCGGCCCTTCCGGGCGGAGCACCGGCTGTTGCCCACCGGCGGAGGGAGGGTGACCGAGCTGGTGGCCCGCCCGCTCCTGAGCCTCTTCTACCCGGAGCTCACCGCCCTTATCCAACCCCTTTCCGGTGAATACGGAGGAGACAGGTCCCTCCTGGAGAGCATCCCCTTCTTCTCCGGTTACGGGGTGGAGATAGGCATGCTCATCGACATCTATTCCCGCTACGGCATGGAGGTCATCGGGCAGGTGGACCTGGAGGAGAGACATCACCGCAACCAGACCCTCCCCGCCCTGGGGAGGATGGCCTTCCAGGTCATGCAGGCGGTTCTGGTGCGCCTCCAGGAGGAGGGGAGGCTCTCCTTTTCGGAGGGTTTCCGCGCGGAGATCACCCAGGTGGATTACCGGGACGGCGAATACATTCTGGACACCAGGCGGCTGCCGGTGGAGGAGAGGCCCCCCATCTCCCAGCTCCAGGAATACCGGGCCCTGTTCGGAGGTTGA
- a CDS encoding undecaprenyl-diphosphate phosphatase, whose product MSIGPAVVLGLAQGVTEFWPISSSAHLALLIHLFGWGEPDLSFMVALHLGTWLAVVWYYRRRLASIASACWREARGREHGGQEARLGRLLLLATLPGLVLGAVFAESSKIMEGMPLLMAVALAVFGLVLWGADRWGGEKKDWRSAGWRESLAVGVAQGLALMPGVSRSGITISTARAVGIDRREAADFAFLLSIPIIGAAAVYEGFKLVKEGIPAGSVWSMAAGCAAAAVSGYMAMGLLLSRLKTHTFKAYAIYRLALAAVLVVALVILG is encoded by the coding sequence ATGAGTATCGGGCCGGCGGTGGTCCTGGGGCTGGCGCAGGGGGTCACCGAGTTCTGGCCCATATCCAGTTCCGCGCACCTCGCCCTCCTCATCCACCTCTTCGGGTGGGGCGAGCCGGACCTCTCCTTCATGGTGGCCCTGCACCTGGGGACCTGGCTGGCGGTGGTGTGGTATTACCGCCGTCGCCTCGCGTCCATCGCCTCCGCCTGCTGGAGGGAGGCCCGCGGAAGGGAGCACGGCGGCCAGGAAGCCCGACTGGGCCGGCTTCTCCTGCTGGCCACCCTGCCCGGCCTGGTCCTGGGGGCGGTGTTCGCCGAGTCATCCAAGATCATGGAGGGTATGCCCCTGCTCATGGCGGTCGCCCTGGCCGTTTTCGGTCTCGTGCTCTGGGGAGCGGACAGGTGGGGAGGGGAGAAGAAGGACTGGCGGTCCGCGGGATGGAGGGAGTCCCTGGCCGTGGGTGTGGCCCAGGGGCTGGCACTGATGCCCGGGGTATCGCGCTCGGGCATCACTATTTCCACGGCCCGCGCCGTGGGTATCGACAGGAGGGAGGCGGCGGACTTCGCCTTTCTCCTTTCCATCCCCATCATCGGGGCGGCGGCGGTCTACGAGGGGTTCAAGCTGGTGAAGGAGGGCATCCCGGCCGGCTCCGTATGGTCCATGGCGGCGGGCTGTGCCGCGGCGGCCGTCTCGGGATATATGGCCATGGGCCTTCTGCTATCGCGCCTGAAGACCCACACCTTCAAGGCCTACGCCATCTACCGCCTCGCCCTGGCGGCGGTCCTGGTAGTGGCGCTGGTCATCCTCGGGTAG
- the hypA gene encoding hydrogenase maturation nickel metallochaperone HypA, with protein sequence MHELGVTESIAGIVLRHAEMNGARRVIKVNIKLGELTGIVDHYVSFYWDLVTRDTIAQGAELNFTKVPVVAYCNKCREEFRIQEYDLTCPRCGELASDIISGREFMVESIEIE encoded by the coding sequence ATGCACGAGCTGGGGGTCACGGAGAGCATCGCCGGCATCGTTCTCCGCCACGCGGAGATGAACGGCGCCCGGCGGGTAATCAAGGTGAACATCAAGCTGGGGGAACTGACGGGCATAGTGGACCATTACGTCAGCTTCTACTGGGACCTGGTCACCAGGGACACCATCGCCCAGGGAGCGGAGTTGAACTTCACCAAGGTGCCGGTGGTGGCCTACTGCAATAAATGCCGGGAGGAGTTCCGCATCCAGGAGTACGACCTGACCTGCCCGCGCTGCGGTGAGCTGGCCTCGGATATAATCTCGGGCAGGGAGTTCATGGTGGAGTCCATAGAGATAGAATAG
- the iorA gene encoding indolepyruvate ferredoxin oxidoreductase subunit alpha yields MGFGHKRELLSGNEAVARGAYAAGVRVACAYPGTPSTEILEELSRFPEVYCEWSPNEKVALEVGIGACLGGARTLVAMKHVGLNVAADPWMTLPYIGVNAGLVLVVADDPGMHSSQNEQDSRYYARMAGVPLLEPSDSMEAYHMVGAAFELSERHDTPVLLRLETRVSHSRTVVEYDGERLEVDLPYRKDAAKRVMIPGHARLRHPVLLRRLEELAREAETFPFNRVEMRSDRVGIVTSGVCYQYVREAFPEASVLKLGFVYPLPERTVRDFASHFRRLYVVEELEPFLEDSLKAMGLDVMGKARIPREGELDPDRVGRSLAEIIEVDTGLKDGGWDRAELISAPLPSGLPARPPVMCPGCPHRGLFYVLSRLKLVVSSDIGCYTLSVLPPIEGIDCQVCMGAGVGMALGLEKAFAGSRVNADLRGKVVGALGDSTFIHGGITGLIDMVYNRTPCTIIILDNRTTAMTGFQDHPGTGRTLMGERTHALDLEALCHAVGVDSVRVVDPWDLEVTEKTLREEVGSGRTSVIISRRACTLMDRSPHAVFRVVDEECTGCRRCLRLGCPALVMRGDKAWVEEGLCAGCSMCAQLCRPGALREVKGGD; encoded by the coding sequence GTGGGGTTCGGGCACAAGAGAGAACTTCTTTCGGGAAACGAGGCCGTGGCCCGGGGGGCTTACGCCGCCGGGGTCCGCGTGGCCTGCGCCTACCCCGGGACGCCCAGCACGGAGATCCTGGAGGAGTTGTCCCGCTTTCCGGAGGTCTACTGCGAGTGGTCCCCGAACGAGAAGGTGGCCCTGGAGGTGGGCATCGGCGCCTGCCTGGGCGGCGCGCGCACCCTGGTGGCCATGAAACACGTGGGCCTCAACGTGGCTGCCGACCCCTGGATGACCCTGCCCTACATCGGGGTCAATGCCGGGCTGGTGCTGGTGGTGGCCGACGACCCGGGAATGCATTCCTCCCAGAACGAGCAGGACAGCCGCTACTATGCCCGCATGGCGGGGGTCCCGCTCCTCGAGCCCTCGGACAGCATGGAGGCCTACCACATGGTGGGAGCGGCCTTCGAGCTCTCGGAGCGCCACGACACGCCGGTCCTTTTACGCCTGGAGACCCGCGTCAGCCACTCGCGGACGGTGGTGGAATACGACGGGGAGAGGCTGGAGGTGGACCTGCCCTACCGAAAGGACGCTGCCAAGAGAGTGATGATACCCGGCCACGCCCGCCTGCGACACCCGGTGCTCCTGCGCCGCCTGGAGGAGCTGGCGAGGGAAGCGGAAACCTTCCCCTTCAACCGGGTGGAGATGCGGTCCGACCGGGTGGGAATAGTTACCTCGGGCGTGTGCTACCAGTACGTCCGGGAGGCCTTCCCCGAGGCCTCCGTGCTCAAGCTGGGGTTCGTCTACCCTCTGCCGGAGAGGACGGTGCGCGACTTCGCCTCCCATTTCCGCCGCCTTTACGTGGTAGAGGAGCTGGAGCCCTTCCTGGAGGACTCCCTCAAGGCCATGGGCCTGGACGTGATGGGCAAGGCCAGGATTCCCCGGGAGGGCGAACTGGATCCTGACCGGGTGGGGAGAAGCCTGGCCGAGATCATAGAGGTGGACACGGGCCTCAAGGACGGGGGTTGGGACCGCGCGGAGCTGATCTCCGCGCCTCTTCCCTCCGGGCTTCCCGCGCGACCACCGGTGATGTGCCCCGGTTGCCCTCACCGCGGTCTCTTCTACGTCCTCTCCCGCCTGAAGCTGGTGGTCTCCAGCGACATAGGCTGTTACACCCTGAGCGTGCTTCCTCCCATCGAGGGCATTGACTGCCAGGTGTGCATGGGCGCCGGGGTGGGCATGGCCCTGGGACTGGAGAAAGCTTTCGCCGGGAGCCGGGTCAACGCGGATTTACGTGGCAAGGTGGTGGGTGCCCTGGGCGATTCCACCTTCATTCACGGGGGCATCACCGGCCTCATCGACATGGTCTACAACCGCACCCCGTGCACCATAATCATCCTGGACAACCGGACCACGGCCATGACCGGTTTCCAGGATCACCCAGGCACGGGCAGGACCCTCATGGGGGAACGGACCCACGCCTTGGACCTGGAGGCCCTCTGCCACGCGGTGGGAGTGGACTCGGTGCGCGTGGTGGACCCCTGGGACCTGGAGGTCACGGAAAAGACCCTGCGCGAGGAGGTGGGCTCCGGACGCACCTCGGTGATCATCTCCCGCCGCGCCTGCACCCTAATGGACCGCTCCCCGCACGCCGTTTTCAGGGTGGTGGACGAGGAATGCACCGGCTGCCGCCGCTGCCTCCGGCTGGGATGCCCGGCCCTGGTAATGCGGGGGGACAAGGCCTGGGTGGAAGAGGGCCTTTGCGCCGGCTGCTCCATGTGCGCGCAGCTTTGCCGCCCCGGGGCCCTGCGGGAGGTGAAGGGCGGTGACTGA
- a CDS encoding sigma-70 family RNA polymerase sigma factor: MTGRGEEEGQRDRRSDEELVSSFLDGDQSAFEELVNRYQSTVMNLAYRMLGNRADAADVCQEVFLLLLRKLHSFRGEAKFSTWLYRVAMNACHDHARRSRRHVSLADSQDDEMPEMEQRLPDDGADSPESSMEREEIRRRVQEAIARLPFKFREVLYLHDISGYDYKEVAEILGINLGTVKSRLNRARNRLAAELEDYWEQSR; encoded by the coding sequence ATGACCGGACGCGGGGAAGAGGAAGGACAGCGGGACCGTCGCTCCGACGAGGAGCTGGTCAGTTCCTTCCTGGACGGCGATCAGTCGGCCTTCGAGGAACTCGTCAACCGCTACCAGTCCACGGTCATGAACCTCGCCTACCGCATGCTGGGCAACCGCGCCGACGCCGCCGACGTGTGCCAGGAGGTCTTCCTCCTCCTTCTTCGCAAGCTGCACTCCTTCCGAGGGGAGGCAAAGTTCTCCACCTGGCTCTACCGGGTGGCCATGAACGCCTGCCACGACCACGCCCGCCGCAGCCGCCGCCACGTCTCCCTGGCGGATTCCCAGGACGACGAGATGCCGGAGATGGAGCAGCGCCTCCCCGACGACGGTGCGGACTCACCGGAGTCCAGCATGGAAAGGGAGGAGATACGGCGGCGGGTGCAGGAGGCCATCGCCCGGCTGCCCTTCAAATTCCGCGAGGTCCTCTACCTGCACGATATCAGTGGGTACGATTACAAGGAGGTGGCCGAGATACTGGGCATCAACCTGGGAACCGTCAAATCGCGTCTCAACCGGGCCCGGAACCGGCTGGCCGCGGAACTCGAGGACTACTGGGAGCAGAGCCGCTGA
- a CDS encoding indolepyruvate oxidoreductase subunit beta: MTDVVLAGVGGQGNVLSARILAETAMRAGYRVKTSEVHGMAQRGGSVICMVRWGEKVYSPLIPRGRADFLLAFELLEGLRFLEYLRPEGTAVVNDYRLDPLPVLRGDATYPDEALDLIREAAGKCLVLRARDLAVEAGSARAVGAVMLGALSTFLEFPVRAWEHSLRERVPPKALEVNLRAFDLGRRVAEGRSWK, from the coding sequence GTGACTGACGTGGTACTGGCCGGGGTGGGGGGCCAGGGAAACGTGCTCTCAGCGCGCATTCTGGCCGAGACGGCCATGCGCGCGGGATACCGGGTGAAGACCTCCGAGGTGCACGGGATGGCCCAGAGGGGCGGAAGCGTCATCTGCATGGTGCGCTGGGGGGAAAAGGTATATTCCCCCCTCATCCCCAGGGGCCGGGCGGATTTCCTGCTGGCCTTCGAGCTCCTCGAGGGGCTGCGCTTCCTCGAGTACCTGCGTCCTGAGGGGACGGCGGTGGTCAACGATTACCGCCTCGACCCCCTTCCCGTGTTGAGGGGAGATGCCACGTATCCCGACGAGGCCCTGGACCTCATCCGGGAGGCGGCCGGAAAGTGCCTGGTGCTGCGGGCTCGCGACCTGGCCGTGGAGGCGGGAAGCGCCCGGGCGGTGGGCGCGGTGATGCTGGGGGCGCTCTCCACGTTCCTTGAGTTTCCGGTGCGGGCCTGGGAGCATTCCCTGAGGGAAAGGGTCCCCCCCAAGGCCCTGGAGGTTAACCTGCGGGCTTTCGACCTGGGAAGGAGGGTGGCCGAGGGAAGGTCCTGGAAATGA
- a CDS encoding CoA-transferase: MSHANDRLFDHKLAREWKLKKSRAEKDKRMTLQEAIATLVEDGDSIVETGFAYVRGPMAAYWEIGRQRKKNLVGIFTPGGMNTAWHEFGGLEGAHVAYVGVEMRGLISPFRRGVEAGTLKVYSEWSHGALSLALRAAEQGVNYVACKSMLGTDLMRTNPYVKEARDPWTGEPVCLVPAMYPDVAIFHVHHADKYGNSRIWGPSVNDTAIAIAARKVIVTCERIVSTEDIRSNPYQVIIPHYCVDAVCEVPYGAYPGDMPGMYYFDRRLQERVVRVEWKTRESTKEWYEKYILGTKDHYEMIQLIAEEEGMNVLEYMKRLEQLSCDASYFGLGYWGVGGERDWRYEEVAKRAI, translated from the coding sequence ATGAGCCACGCCAACGACCGACTCTTCGACCACAAGCTGGCCCGGGAATGGAAGCTGAAGAAATCCCGCGCCGAGAAGGACAAGCGCATGACCCTCCAGGAGGCCATCGCCACCCTGGTGGAGGACGGCGACTCCATCGTGGAGACCGGCTTCGCCTACGTGCGGGGGCCCATGGCCGCCTATTGGGAGATCGGGCGCCAGCGGAAGAAGAACCTGGTGGGCATCTTCACCCCGGGCGGCATGAACACCGCCTGGCACGAGTTCGGCGGCCTGGAGGGGGCCCACGTGGCCTACGTGGGGGTGGAGATGCGAGGGTTGATATCCCCCTTCCGCCGCGGCGTGGAGGCGGGGACCCTCAAGGTCTACTCCGAGTGGAGCCACGGCGCCCTTTCCCTGGCCCTGCGCGCCGCCGAGCAGGGGGTCAACTACGTGGCCTGCAAGTCCATGCTGGGCACGGACCTCATGCGCACCAACCCCTACGTGAAGGAGGCCAGGGACCCCTGGACCGGCGAGCCGGTGTGCCTGGTTCCGGCCATGTACCCCGACGTGGCCATCTTCCACGTCCACCACGCGGATAAGTACGGGAACAGCCGCATCTGGGGTCCATCGGTCAACGACACGGCCATCGCCATCGCCGCCCGCAAGGTCATCGTGACCTGCGAGCGCATCGTGTCCACCGAGGACATACGTTCCAATCCTTACCAGGTGATCATCCCCCACTACTGCGTGGACGCCGTGTGCGAGGTTCCCTACGGGGCCTACCCGGGAGACATGCCCGGCATGTACTACTTCGACCGCCGCCTGCAGGAGCGGGTGGTGCGCGTGGAGTGGAAGACCAGGGAATCCACCAAGGAGTGGTACGAGAAGTACATCCTGGGGACCAAGGACCATTACGAGATGATCCAGCTCATCGCCGAGGAGGAGGGCATGAACGTCCTCGAGTACATGAAGCGCCTGGAGCAGCTCTCCTGCGACGCCAGCTACTTCGGCCTGGGATACTGGGGAGTCGGCGGCGAGAGGGACTGGAGGTACGAGGAAGTGGCCAAGCGGGCCATCTAA
- a CDS encoding HAD family phosphatase, protein MEEGGTRGEGFLERALREYGPEARWPAIKEKLGRIRVVYTDLDGTMMGPGGCFFRNLEGEYTLRPARALVEALRRGVDVVPVSGRSARQLREDARLLGLRNYIAELGVELVYDLGEEVVLNTGGLVGKCGDLYRAIMESGAVDFLLHAHPGRLEFHTPWSSYRDCTPIFRGLVDLEEVNRVLEERYPGLELVDNGVIPRAYPGLEVPEVRAYHLVPRGVSKEKAVAEDMRRRGFERREAVAVGDSEADLAQSEVVGAFFLVRNGLLGNPHLESRIASTPNVVVTEGFLNEGWAEALELAVLKD, encoded by the coding sequence GTGGAGGAAGGCGGAACCCGGGGAGAAGGCTTCCTGGAGCGCGCCCTCAGGGAGTACGGGCCGGAGGCGCGGTGGCCGGCCATCAAGGAAAAGCTGGGGCGGATACGGGTGGTTTACACCGACCTGGACGGGACCATGATGGGGCCGGGAGGGTGTTTCTTCCGAAACCTGGAGGGCGAGTACACCCTGCGGCCGGCGCGGGCCCTTGTGGAGGCCCTGCGCAGGGGAGTGGACGTGGTCCCGGTTTCCGGGAGAAGCGCCCGCCAGCTGCGGGAGGACGCTCGCCTTCTGGGTCTCCGTAACTATATCGCCGAGCTGGGGGTGGAGCTGGTATACGACCTTGGCGAGGAGGTGGTCTTGAATACGGGCGGCCTGGTGGGGAAATGCGGGGACCTCTACCGAGCCATCATGGAGAGCGGGGCCGTGGATTTCCTCCTCCACGCCCACCCGGGAAGGTTAGAGTTTCACACCCCGTGGTCCAGTTACCGGGACTGCACCCCCATCTTCCGCGGCCTGGTGGACCTGGAGGAGGTAAACCGCGTCCTGGAGGAGAGGTATCCGGGGCTGGAACTGGTGGACAACGGGGTCATCCCCAGGGCTTATCCCGGCCTGGAGGTGCCCGAGGTGAGGGCCTATCACCTGGTACCCAGGGGCGTGAGTAAGGAGAAGGCGGTGGCCGAGGACATGAGGAGGCGCGGGTTCGAGCGCCGGGAGGCCGTCGCCGTGGGGGACTCCGAGGCCGACCTTGCCCAGAGTGAGGTGGTGGGGGCCTTTTTCCTGGTCCGCAACGGGCTTCTGGGCAATCCCCACCTCGAATCCCGCATCGCCTCCACCCCCAACGTGGTGGTCACCGAAGGCTTCCTCAACGAAGGCTGGGCCGAGGCTCTGGAGCTGGCTGTACTGAAAGACTGA